The following are from one region of the Geoalkalibacter subterraneus genome:
- a CDS encoding YaiI/YqxD family protein, which yields MKIWIDADACPRVIKEIVFRASKRVQVPVCLVANTDLSRSHTALISSVRVAGDDDAADDYIVEHAAATDLVITADIPLAARIVAQNGIAIDPRGEIYSEDNIGERLSTRDLLHQLRETGLVQGGPGRMGATDRQKFASAFDRLLTQRIISKR from the coding sequence ATGAAGATCTGGATTGATGCCGACGCCTGTCCGCGCGTGATCAAGGAAATCGTTTTCCGGGCATCCAAGAGGGTGCAGGTTCCGGTGTGCCTGGTGGCCAACACCGACCTGTCAAGATCGCATACGGCGCTGATCTCATCTGTTCGAGTGGCTGGTGACGATGATGCCGCCGACGATTATATCGTCGAACACGCAGCGGCCACCGATCTCGTGATCACAGCGGATATCCCCCTTGCAGCACGAATTGTCGCACAAAACGGGATTGCCATCGATCCGCGGGGGGAGATTTATTCAGAGGACAATATCGGCGAGCGCCTCTCCACACGCGATCTGCTGCATCAACTGCGTGAAACCGGGTTGGTCCAGGGTGGCCCGGGGCGTATGGGCGCGACGGATCGTCAGAAGTTTGCATCCGCTTTCGACCGGCTTTTGACGCAGCGGATTATTTCCAAACGCTGA